One segment of Erigeron canadensis isolate Cc75 chromosome 2, C_canadensis_v1, whole genome shotgun sequence DNA contains the following:
- the LOC122586965 gene encoding vacuolar protein-sorting-associated protein 33 homolog isoform X1: MAQIPNLQNGPINFTPIRDQSQKELITILKNIRGKKCLVIDPKLGGSLSLIVQTSLLKEHGAELHHLNADPIETTCTKVVYLVQTQLHLMRFISTHIHNDTSKGLQREYFLYFVPRRAVACEKLLEEEKVHNLLTIGEFPLYALPLDEDILSFELDLSYKECLTDGDTTSLWHIAKAIHKLEFLYGLIPNVRAKGKASVRVANMLNRMQDEEPVNSTDTDVPEINTLIILDRECDMVTPMLSQLTYEGLLDEFLHINNGAVEIDASIMGASGQDGKKMKVPLNSTDKLFKETRDLNFEVVVQVLRQKATSMKQDYTEMSTTNQTVSELKDFVKKLNSLPEMTRHINLAQHLSTLTSKPSFLGRLDMEHTIVEAESYDICFEYIEEMIHKQEPLVGVLRLLISLSVTNAGLPKRNFDYLRREILHSYGFEHIATLNNLEKAGLVRKQEGKNNWPTIKRNLQLVAEDNDTANSPKDVSYVFSGYAPLSIRLIQHAIRLGWRPLEEILKLLPGTHTESKRSAFANSPSYDILPGGTQMERTEDGRRSIVLVVFVGGVTYAEISALRYLSSQEGMAYDIIIGTTKIVNGNTLTETFMGNLG, from the exons atggctCAGATTCCTAATTTACAAAATGGACCTATCAATTTCACTCCTATTAG AGATCAGTCTCAGAAGGAGCTCATTACAATCCTCAAAAAt ATTCGTGGCAAAAAGTGTTTGGTAATCGATCCGAAGCTAGGCGGTTCTCTTTCGTTGATTGTTCAGACTTCACTTCTTAAG GAACATGGGGCTGAACTACACCATCTTAATGCAGATCCAATCGAGACTACGTGCACTAAAGTTGTCTACCTTGTACAAACTCAGCTTCATTTAATGAGATTTATTTCTACACATATTCACAATGACACCTCAAAGGGGCTCCAGAGAGAGTATTTTCTATATTTTGTACCTCGTCGTGCTGTTGCGTGTGAAAAA CTTCTCGAGGAGGAAAAAGTTCATAATCTACTAACAATTGGGGAGTTTCCGCTGTATGCCTTACCACTGGATGAGGATATATTATCGTTTGAACTTGATTTATCTTATAAA GAATGCCTTACTGATGGTGATACAACCTCTCTTTGGCATATTGCCAAAGCCATCCACAAACTTGAG TTTTTGTATGGTTTGATACCAAATGTTAGGGCAAAAGGAAAAGCATCTGTACGTGTTGCTAACATGCTAAACCGTATGCAAGATGAAGAACCAGTCAACTCTACTGAT ACGGATGTCCCTGAGATAAATACTCTGATCATCCTGGACAGAGAG TGTGATATGGTTACTCCAATGTTATCTCAGTTGACATATGAAGGGCTTCTGGATGAG TTTTTACACATCAATAATGGTGCTGTGGAGATAGATGCATCAATCATGGGTGCTAGCGGACAAGATGGAAAAAAGATGAAGGTTCCTCTTAATTCGAC TGACAAGCTGTTTAAGGAGACTAGGGATCTTAACTTTGAAGTTGTTGTCCAG GTTCTACGTCAAAAAGCTACATCCATGAAACAGGATTACACAGAGATGTCAACTACT AACCAGACGGTCTCTGAATTGAAGGACTTTGTCAAAAAGCTCAACTCTTTGCCAGAAATGACT AGGCACATAAATCTTGCTCAGCACTTATCCACGCTTACTTCAAAGCCTTCATTTCTTGGGCGACTTGACATGGAACACACTATTGTGGAGGCTGAGAGCTATGATAT ATGCTTTGAGTACATTGAAGAGATGATCCATAAGCAGGAGCCTCTTGTTGGTGTCCTACGGCTACTCATCTCACTTTCAGTTACCAATGCTGGGTTACCAAAACGGAACTTCGATTATCTAAG GAGAGAGATTCTTCACAGCTATGGATTTGAACACATAGCTACTCTTAATAATTTGGAAAAAGCTGGGTTGGTTAGGAAGCAG GAGGGTAAAAACAACTGGCCGACTATCAAACGTAATCTTCAACTGGTAGCTGAGGATAACGATACAGCCAA CAGTCCCAAAGATGTTTCATATGTTTTCTCTGGATATGCTCCTTTGAGTATTCGCCTTATTCAGCATGCGATTCGATTAGGATG GCGCCCCCTTGAAGAAATATTGAAACTGTTGCCTGGTACACATACAGAGTCAAAAAGG AGTGCATTTGCAAACAGTCCATCATATGATATACTACCAGGGGGTACACAGATGGAAAG AACCGAAGACGGGAGACGCTCTATTGTTCTAGTTGTCTTTGTCGGAGGAGTAACATATGCTGAGATATCTGCACTCCGTTATCTCAGTTCTCAG GAAGGGATGGCTTATGACATTATCATAGGGACAACAAAGATTGTTAATGGTAATACCTTGACTGAAACCTTCATGGGGAACTTGGGTTGA
- the LOC122586965 gene encoding vacuolar protein-sorting-associated protein 33 homolog isoform X2 — translation MAQIPNLQNGPINFTPIRDQSQKELITILKNIRGKKCLVIDPKLGGSLSLIVQTSLLKEHGAELHHLNADPIETTCTKVVYLVQTQLHLMRFISTHIHNDTSKGLQREYFLYFVPRRAVACEKLLEEEKVHNLLTIGEFPLYALPLDEDILSFELDLSYKECLTDGDTTSLWHIAKAIHKLEFLYGLIPNVRAKGKASVRVANMLNRMQDEEPVNSTDTDVPEINTLIILDRECDMVTPMLSQLTYEGLLDEFLHINNGAVEIDASIMGASGQDGKKMKVPLNSTDKLFKETRDLNFEVVVQVLRQKATSMKQDYTEMSTTNQTVSELKDFVKKLNSLPEMTRHINLAQHLSTLTSKPSFLGRLDMEHTIVEAESYDICFEYIEEMIHKQEPLVGVLRLLISLSVTNAGLPKRNFDYLRREILHSYGFEHIATLNNLEKAGLVRKQEGKNNWPTIKRNLQLVAEDNDTANPKDVSYVFSGYAPLSIRLIQHAIRLGWRPLEEILKLLPGTHTESKRSAFANSPSYDILPGGTQMERTEDGRRSIVLVVFVGGVTYAEISALRYLSSQEGMAYDIIIGTTKIVNGNTLTETFMGNLG, via the exons atggctCAGATTCCTAATTTACAAAATGGACCTATCAATTTCACTCCTATTAG AGATCAGTCTCAGAAGGAGCTCATTACAATCCTCAAAAAt ATTCGTGGCAAAAAGTGTTTGGTAATCGATCCGAAGCTAGGCGGTTCTCTTTCGTTGATTGTTCAGACTTCACTTCTTAAG GAACATGGGGCTGAACTACACCATCTTAATGCAGATCCAATCGAGACTACGTGCACTAAAGTTGTCTACCTTGTACAAACTCAGCTTCATTTAATGAGATTTATTTCTACACATATTCACAATGACACCTCAAAGGGGCTCCAGAGAGAGTATTTTCTATATTTTGTACCTCGTCGTGCTGTTGCGTGTGAAAAA CTTCTCGAGGAGGAAAAAGTTCATAATCTACTAACAATTGGGGAGTTTCCGCTGTATGCCTTACCACTGGATGAGGATATATTATCGTTTGAACTTGATTTATCTTATAAA GAATGCCTTACTGATGGTGATACAACCTCTCTTTGGCATATTGCCAAAGCCATCCACAAACTTGAG TTTTTGTATGGTTTGATACCAAATGTTAGGGCAAAAGGAAAAGCATCTGTACGTGTTGCTAACATGCTAAACCGTATGCAAGATGAAGAACCAGTCAACTCTACTGAT ACGGATGTCCCTGAGATAAATACTCTGATCATCCTGGACAGAGAG TGTGATATGGTTACTCCAATGTTATCTCAGTTGACATATGAAGGGCTTCTGGATGAG TTTTTACACATCAATAATGGTGCTGTGGAGATAGATGCATCAATCATGGGTGCTAGCGGACAAGATGGAAAAAAGATGAAGGTTCCTCTTAATTCGAC TGACAAGCTGTTTAAGGAGACTAGGGATCTTAACTTTGAAGTTGTTGTCCAG GTTCTACGTCAAAAAGCTACATCCATGAAACAGGATTACACAGAGATGTCAACTACT AACCAGACGGTCTCTGAATTGAAGGACTTTGTCAAAAAGCTCAACTCTTTGCCAGAAATGACT AGGCACATAAATCTTGCTCAGCACTTATCCACGCTTACTTCAAAGCCTTCATTTCTTGGGCGACTTGACATGGAACACACTATTGTGGAGGCTGAGAGCTATGATAT ATGCTTTGAGTACATTGAAGAGATGATCCATAAGCAGGAGCCTCTTGTTGGTGTCCTACGGCTACTCATCTCACTTTCAGTTACCAATGCTGGGTTACCAAAACGGAACTTCGATTATCTAAG GAGAGAGATTCTTCACAGCTATGGATTTGAACACATAGCTACTCTTAATAATTTGGAAAAAGCTGGGTTGGTTAGGAAGCAG GAGGGTAAAAACAACTGGCCGACTATCAAACGTAATCTTCAACTGGTAGCTGAGGATAACGATACAGCCAA TCCCAAAGATGTTTCATATGTTTTCTCTGGATATGCTCCTTTGAGTATTCGCCTTATTCAGCATGCGATTCGATTAGGATG GCGCCCCCTTGAAGAAATATTGAAACTGTTGCCTGGTACACATACAGAGTCAAAAAGG AGTGCATTTGCAAACAGTCCATCATATGATATACTACCAGGGGGTACACAGATGGAAAG AACCGAAGACGGGAGACGCTCTATTGTTCTAGTTGTCTTTGTCGGAGGAGTAACATATGCTGAGATATCTGCACTCCGTTATCTCAGTTCTCAG GAAGGGATGGCTTATGACATTATCATAGGGACAACAAAGATTGTTAATGGTAATACCTTGACTGAAACCTTCATGGGGAACTTGGGTTGA